From candidate division WOR-3 bacterium, one genomic window encodes:
- a CDS encoding PilT/PilU family type 4a pilus ATPase encodes MSDEEFFETLLAECIRRNASDLHLTVGRPPTFRIDGFLQSIEGYPVLTPEKTESFKNIATKDLRHLRAQIDNGGGGDFALNFKNMARFRVAVYKQKGYFGLALRLIPRRILSFEELFVPTHLIPRIKSLLDRPHGLILVTGPTGMGKTTTQATFVDYILESPRHVLTIEDPIEFVHDHKKGIITQREVGVDVSSFREAIMKGLRSNPNVILVAEIRDLATAEATIWAAESGHLVIGTLHTTNAPETVTRFIDIFPPEIRDQIRIQFSISLLAIFSQRLLLRAEGKGRIGCYEVMMATPAVRNLIRERKIEHLPSAIQTSSAEGSISFDAYLAELYRAGKVTYETAISSAFDPKGFRELVEFGTKTRRHQ; translated from the coding sequence ATGTCGGACGAAGAATTCTTTGAGACACTCCTTGCGGAGTGCATTCGCCGGAACGCATCCGACCTCCATCTCACGGTGGGGCGCCCGCCAACATTTCGTATCGATGGATTTCTGCAGTCAATTGAAGGTTACCCGGTCCTGACTCCGGAGAAAACGGAAAGTTTCAAAAACATCGCCACCAAGGACCTGCGCCATCTGCGCGCCCAGATTGACAACGGTGGCGGTGGTGACTTTGCTCTTAACTTTAAGAATATGGCTCGGTTCCGGGTTGCAGTCTATAAACAGAAGGGGTATTTCGGGCTCGCCCTTCGTCTCATCCCGCGGCGCATACTCTCATTCGAAGAACTGTTTGTACCCACCCATCTCATACCGCGCATCAAGTCGCTCCTTGACCGTCCTCACGGTTTAATTCTCGTAACCGGTCCTACGGGAATGGGAAAAACAACCACTCAGGCGACCTTTGTTGATTACATCCTTGAAAGCCCGCGCCATGTTTTGACAATTGAAGACCCGATTGAATTCGTTCACGACCACAAAAAGGGTATTATCACCCAGCGCGAGGTTGGAGTTGATGTTTCCAGCTTCCGGGAAGCGATTATGAAGGGGTTACGTTCCAACCCCAATGTGATTCTGGTTGCCGAAATTCGTGACCTCGCCACCGCCGAAGCAACAATCTGGGCTGCTGAATCGGGCCACCTTGTCATTGGCACCCTCCACACCACCAACGCACCGGAAACCGTTACCCGGTTTATCGACATCTTCCCACCGGAAATCCGGGACCAGATTCGTATCCAGTTCTCCATCTCCCTTCTCGCCATCTTCTCCCAGCGCCTCTTACTCCGTGCCGAGGGTAAAGGTCGAATCGGTTGTTACGAGGTGATGATGGCAACTCCAGCGGTCCGCAACCTTATCCGGGAGCGTAAAATCGAACACCTGCCTTCAGCCATTCAAACCAGCAGCGCCGAAGGTAGTATCTCTTTTGACGCCTATCTGGCTGAACTTTACCGCGCGGGCAAGGTCACCTACGAAACCGCCATCTCTTCAGCGTTTGACCCCAAAGGGTTTAGAGAGCTGGTTGAGTTCGGAACCAAGACCCGCCGGCACCAGTAA